The following are from one region of the Arthrobacter sp. TMP15 genome:
- a CDS encoding BTAD domain-containing putative transcriptional regulator, translated as MNKLGICVLGPIRAEIQNHSLHLSKARHREIIGILVAARGRTVSTARLIEELWEDAPAGAVGAVRTFIGELRRILEPERPPRMPPSIIVTIGEGYALTSSLITVDLWCAEKAIADAPGLNTEARELLLSTAMQRWHGEAFQEFSARPWARHERARIAHLRAAGLEALAQARLELGRPKEVLNLLDAHVVEHPWREEGWRLLALALYRVDRQGDAIAVLTHARSTLLEGLGLEPGDRLTELERSIRCHDPALDIEDDSILVRTAVASARTGSRSQLESLTVLLPLLAASGSVEFAGEQRLSAILAAEQLGDPELSARVIGGFDVPGSWSRSDDPALSASIALAALGALSALPPGASERVRARLLATVAMESRGTAGRLKEAAQAEEIARRLGDPALLCFALSARYLQTFKTTGYARVREVLGSEIIALAVAAELPTFEIEGRLIRMQALCALGTIDAAAKEADCIDALATRFDRPLASVFTSWFRWTFVAGPPPSEGQEMPGFRVGLPELEALTRAIRTANELPDGEFGPYEPWVRPLLLARKGPHEEALAALDGFPEPPQDLLLEVSWFLIALAAIEAGHPKAGQRALTALLPATEEYASGSGAVDLGPIAPLLRKLAEFLRITI; from the coding sequence GTGAACAAGCTTGGAATCTGTGTCCTTGGCCCGATCCGTGCGGAGATTCAGAACCATTCCCTGCATCTTTCCAAAGCCCGACATCGCGAGATCATCGGAATTTTGGTGGCCGCGCGCGGCAGGACGGTGTCCACGGCCCGTTTAATCGAGGAGCTGTGGGAGGACGCCCCGGCAGGAGCAGTGGGCGCCGTTCGCACCTTCATTGGGGAACTGCGGCGCATCTTAGAACCCGAACGCCCACCCCGGATGCCGCCATCGATCATTGTGACAATAGGTGAGGGCTATGCGCTGACAAGCAGCCTAATCACCGTTGATCTCTGGTGTGCTGAGAAGGCAATTGCGGACGCTCCTGGATTAAACACCGAGGCGCGTGAATTGTTGTTGAGTACCGCAATGCAGCGTTGGCACGGTGAAGCTTTCCAAGAGTTCAGTGCACGCCCGTGGGCTAGGCATGAACGAGCCCGGATTGCCCATCTTCGCGCGGCAGGTCTCGAGGCGCTGGCACAGGCACGGCTTGAGCTGGGGCGTCCCAAAGAGGTCCTGAACCTGCTCGACGCTCACGTTGTGGAGCATCCTTGGCGAGAGGAAGGCTGGCGGCTGCTGGCACTGGCTCTCTACCGCGTGGACCGTCAAGGTGATGCTATCGCCGTTCTGACCCACGCCCGTTCAACCCTGTTGGAGGGGCTTGGGCTGGAACCAGGAGATCGTTTGACCGAGCTTGAGCGGAGCATCAGGTGTCATGATCCCGCATTGGATATAGAGGACGATTCGATCCTTGTGCGCACAGCTGTTGCCAGTGCGCGGACAGGTTCGCGGTCCCAACTCGAGTCGCTGACAGTCCTCCTCCCACTGTTGGCTGCCTCCGGCTCGGTAGAGTTCGCCGGGGAACAGCGTTTGTCCGCAATCTTGGCTGCTGAGCAACTGGGTGACCCGGAACTAAGCGCACGTGTCATTGGTGGATTCGATGTTCCCGGTAGCTGGAGCCGATCAGATGATCCAGCCTTATCCGCTTCGATCGCCTTGGCAGCTTTGGGCGCCCTCTCGGCACTACCGCCTGGGGCATCAGAGCGTGTACGGGCAAGGCTTCTTGCCACCGTGGCTATGGAGTCACGCGGAACAGCGGGGCGGCTCAAGGAAGCGGCTCAAGCTGAGGAAATCGCGCGACGCCTGGGCGATCCTGCACTTCTTTGCTTCGCGCTCAGCGCCCGCTATCTACAGACCTTCAAAACAACCGGGTATGCACGGGTTCGCGAAGTGCTGGGATCGGAGATCATTGCACTAGCTGTGGCGGCTGAGCTGCCAACCTTCGAGATCGAGGGGCGCTTGATCAGGATGCAGGCACTTTGCGCTCTTGGGACCATTGACGCCGCAGCAAAAGAAGCGGACTGTATTGACGCACTGGCAACGCGTTTTGACCGCCCCCTTGCCTCCGTTTTCACCTCATGGTTTCGATGGACCTTCGTGGCTGGTCCGCCCCCGTCTGAAGGACAAGAAATGCCAGGGTTTAGGGTTGGGCTACCCGAGCTGGAAGCCTTGACTCGAGCTATCCGGACAGCAAACGAATTGCCCGATGGAGAATTTGGACCCTACGAACCATGGGTTCGGCCCCTCCTGCTTGCTCGAAAAGGGCCCCATGAGGAGGCTCTGGCTGCCCTGGATGGTTTTCCGGAACCGCCGCAGGATTTACTGCTCGAAGTTTCATGGTTCCTGATCGCGCTGGCCGCCATTGAGGCCGGTCACCCGAAGGCTGGGCAACGCGCCCTTACTGCCCTTCTGCCAGCCACAGAAGAGTACGCAAGCGGTAGTGGGGCCGTTGATCTTGGCCCCATAGCACCGCTGCTGAGAAAACTTGCTGAGTTCCTGCGCATAACAATATAG
- a CDS encoding SDR family oxidoreductase, whose translation MDLQLKGKKAFISGSSQGIGYAIAQALAAEGVDVTLNGRDGAKLSAAVDALRQEVPAVTVGGIAADFTDPEQVDRLCAELADVDILINNVGIFELKSFETISSADWQLYFDVNVLSGVRLAQHVLPVMLARGWGRIIFVNSESAVNVPAEMIHYGASKAAMLAVGNGLAKLTRGTAVTVNTVLGGPTYSDGVAQTVQELAQQSAMPVMDMKKAIIATNQTSLLERFIEPGEIADMVTFLASPNASATNGAAVRVDGGVLTTLL comes from the coding sequence ATGGATCTGCAGCTCAAGGGGAAAAAGGCATTCATCAGCGGCTCGAGCCAAGGAATTGGTTATGCCATCGCCCAGGCTTTGGCCGCAGAGGGTGTTGACGTCACACTGAACGGCCGTGATGGCGCAAAGCTATCCGCGGCGGTTGATGCGCTGCGGCAGGAAGTACCTGCGGTGACTGTGGGCGGTATTGCAGCTGACTTCACTGATCCCGAACAAGTGGACAGGCTGTGTGCCGAACTCGCCGACGTTGACATTCTTATCAACAACGTTGGAATCTTTGAGTTGAAGTCGTTTGAAACAATTTCTTCCGCCGACTGGCAGCTGTATTTTGATGTGAACGTGCTCAGCGGGGTGCGACTTGCCCAGCACGTCCTGCCTGTCATGCTGGCGCGCGGGTGGGGCCGGATCATTTTCGTCAATAGTGAGTCCGCCGTCAATGTGCCGGCTGAAATGATCCACTACGGCGCCTCCAAGGCCGCCATGCTGGCGGTTGGAAATGGTTTGGCAAAACTCACTCGCGGCACGGCAGTGACAGTGAACACGGTACTGGGCGGCCCCACATACTCCGATGGCGTTGCACAAACCGTCCAGGAGCTTGCACAACAATCAGCCATGCCGGTCATGGACATGAAAAAAGCGATTATCGCAACAAATCAAACCTCCTTACTGGAGCGCTTCATCGAGCCAGGTGAGATCGCGGACATGGTCACTTTTTTGGCCAGCCCCAACGCATCGGCAACCAACGGCGCCGCGGTACGGGTGGATGGGGGTGTGCTGACAACTCTGCTCTAA